The genomic DNA AAATGCTatatgttgctaaactcttttgggataggagtttcacactagaataactttagttgcacatataaatagtatgttttagtttaatattgtgcaattaaGTTGGAGCTATAGGTCTAGATTTTaacttgcctaattcaccccctccccctcttaggctagagcacccgatccagTCTTTCATTAGCTTTAGGCACATACTTAGCGCTGAAACGATAAATGTCTGCAGCCGTCTGCAGGCAATTTTCAGAGGAATGAAGTGGCTGCAATTGTGGAGATTGCAACAAAGGGAGGATTTTTAAAAAGACATGTCGCGATTGATTATTGAAGATTATGGCTATGGAAATGCAATGTCAGCCAAGAATGGATGACAGTTTAGTCACAGGATCTGCGGTCAAGCATATGCTGGCTCTATGTTTTTATTTTTACCTTTCGTGTTAAGATGCTGTAATAACAATCATGTGGTTGTAGTCTCAAAGGACATAAAAACTTGAACTaattttccattatctaaaCAGGCACAAATTTGTATTTAAATAATGAGTTAACATTATAATTGTATCATGATTATATTTTGCAATGTAAGTTGATAAATTTTATGTGTCGCCACCCTTAATTCTATGTACCGTTTTATTCTGATTAGCAAGTTGGAACCGATGATATGTTGCACTCCATATTACTTTTCCAAATTTCAATCAAGTTGAAGATTTGGACTAGCTATTGTTTATTGTTTTGGCTCTCTCTTTTAAAAGATGTGCAAAGCACCATAAAGTAAGCAAAACATCTATTGCTAAAAAAACATCAAGTACAACATGGCTACTCCTTCCTTTTTTATGTCACCTTTTTTACTACGAAAATGTTCAAAttgttgaagaaaaaaaatcaatcatCTTTGTCGTTAGAAATGTGACACTTTAGTTGACAAAAAACTATTATTATCTcttcttttccaaaaaaaaaacaacacttTCGACCATATATACAAAAATCATCAACCAGTAGATACAAAATTCTGAATCTTGAGTTGTTTGCTTTTTAATAATATATAAAGCGTATCAATACAAATAATGTCACTCTTAGTTGACGAATCTATTACCTGCTTTTCAAGATATCAACCGGTGCGATGATCATCACTACTTGTCCTCGTCTACTGACGCCGATGTGCACTTCTCCACCAACATTTTTGTATGTCTTATTTGTCCACGATTCATCGGCCAATGAGTGCCTCCGTAATGTTTGCGGAGACACTCTTCCGGCCCATTGGCTACGGGAATTCGGAACGGTTGCAACTGGCgcatcagaattcagaactTCAGACGGATTCAGCAGAGCGGTGAACCGATGTGAGTGTGAAAGATCGCCGGGTGCATGCTTTACAGCGGACGCTGACGACCTGTCGGAAAGATTCCTGCGGTCGCCGGCCGTTCGCCGTCCCCGTCGCCGCACGTTGACGCGCGACGTCGCAAGCTCGCCGTCGCACGTCACCGCGATCTCcatagtagctagctagctttgcGACTTGGTCACTCACCGGCTACGCAACTAGCAGCACGTACGGCCATCTCCCCACTCGATCCCCCGCACAATCATAAACACGTCGATTTCTTCAGGTTGTTGAGCTTTATCAGTCGACGAGCTCGATGATCATCTCCACCATGGCGGAGGAAGAAATATATGGACCAACATGATGGAGGGAGCATTGCTGCGCAAGATTCTCGCCGACGACTACTGGTCATCGGTGAGGTTTGAACGGTAATTGTTTGGTTGCGCTAGTACTATACTGGGAACTGGCCTATGCCTGAATGATTCAGCACGATCTTGTCAAATGTCAAGTGACAGCAGCTGAATACATCGTCAGATCATGTTTCTTTCatgatggaagaaaaaaagaCAGCATCTCCGATTACGCAAGGCCTAGCCAGTTTGTGCCGACAGTAGGATCTATATGGAGGACTGTACTGCAGGTTCATCGAATTCAAAGTCTGAAACTCGCCTAATCAAGTTAGTGTGTTTGACCCCCAGCCAAACCTGGGAAGAGTAGTTGCCAAGATTCGTCGGTAAAACAGTAGAAATATACTATTGCAGCAGGGCTAATGAGGTAAGAAATCCAGTACTGGTGGGTTTTACTACATCGACAACGACCTTAATTCATCGGCAAGATGAACGATGGTGATAATGTCAGTCAAGTGCCCTAGACTCCATGTTCATGATGATTGGCAATTGCTCCGAGATCAGAAGAAAATGACGAGGGGTAAATGGTGAAAGCTCTGGAGCAAGGATAATAGGCGCCGGTGGCCCTTGATTTTCAACAGGTAAAGTGGCAGTAGCCGTAGTTTTCAGTTGAGATTAGGTAGGGGAGCCTTTGGACTTGATCGGCTGGATCGTAATAAACTAGTCTAAAGGGGCTTTCGTTGTTAGCGAATTTGGTGAGATTTTATGTCCTCCTTCCTCGAGTTTGTTGGATGGGGCGCCTGCGTGACACCCTGCTGTCGTCAGCCGATCGTAGCTGTAACTTTGGTGTCACCGCTACCCTGCAGATCACATGCAGCTCAGCTGAAAGCTACACGACCTTACTTTTGCTCCCGAGGAAAATGTTTTTCTATTCTTTTGAGGTAAGAATTATTCTTTTTGTGGCCAAAAATATCATTGTTTcctttaaattatttttttagagaGAGAATATATTTGATATTATGACATTCAGGATGTACTGGTGGGCTGGAATAAAAACCCACGCCTCTTGAGCTGTTCCCCCCAGCAGATCCTTGTTGGACTGAGCCTATATTGGGTTGGGCCTGCTGATCGGGAATGAGGAAACGTATAAAGCCAATTTGTCGCCCGTAGAGCCCAGAAATACGGATAATCCGTAGGTAGGTGTGTACGGAAAGGACAACCTTTTGACACGCATTTCCTTCTTGCAATTGTAGAAATGCTCGAATGCTACTTTTAGTTACGTTCCCTCTTCCTCTAGCATGGACGTATGAACACAAAGGTCAAAGACGAAGAAGCGCGGTGCCTGACTGAGCAAGGTTAATCTAAcaggtgggaaccggtccggtttgaccggttaccggtcaaaccggtccggttccggccggtacccaaccggccaaaattcaaattttaaatttgaattcaaaaaatgaaaaattcccaaaaaaattctaaaaatacttcaaggtgtgatgaatctaatggtgtcaaattttctcaaaaattcattcatttagtatagtttgtgagaatttaaagttaaatcaaaaaagaaaaagaaaaaaaatgggccggcccatgaaggcccaccgatcaaaccggtcaaaccggccggtaaaccggtcaaaccggtcggtaaaccggtaaaaccggccggtaaaccggttgcacgggagcgtttgaatttcaaaccggtcaaaccgaccggtaaaccggtcggaaccggttgcacggaaaaatttgaatttatttgaatttggatttgaattcaaccggtttccaccggttaccggcctaaccggtccggtaaaccggtaccggagggcggcggttaccggtttccggttgggaaataaaaccctgtgCCTGAGTCGGTAAAGGTCGCGGTAGCACAATCACTTTCAGCAATCAGCCACGTATGTAATAACCTAGCGTCACGAATCAGTGCGAATACTGGGCACGCCGTCCAtctctccagccgccgccggtgacggAGACGTCCGCCTCCTCCGGCGTCCGGGCACGCGATCTGAGGCCGCGCGCGCGAAGCGGCCTTTATGAGCTCGCGACTTGTGATCCCGGCCGGTCAAGTCAAATGGAGTTGCAGCAAAGCAAGCTGATGATAGCTAGAGCACGACGCATTGGGTTTACGCAGCGGCGGCTTCTCCCTCCACGTCGCCACCACGTTCAAGGTGCTCGCACGTTGGAAACGACGCTGGATCCTGGCCACTGCTGCAGAACAGGAACAGCTATCACTTGAGTCACCACTGCACAAGTCAGTGGTTGGAACTTGGGTTTCCTGATAGTCTTTGCTTCAGAAAATGAAAGCCCGAAAGGGGGGGCTTCAGATCAACATCTGCCCATGCACCACCAACCTGGCAATCTGTTGTTAACTGAAGCAATGCGAGGTGGTAGCAACGAAAGAAAAGCAGATGCTTCAGAAAATTGCGGGGCTTCAGATTAACATCTGTCCATGTACTCAAAGCACCAGCCTGTTGTCAAGTGAAGCAAAGCGAGCTAGTACTGCCAAAAAGCAAAGTGAGGCACGTGAGGCAATGCGTGAAAACGGGAAAAGCATCAAGAAAAAAGAATTAAAAATACGTAGATTCCTTGTATAATACTACAATTTTATGAGCATTTATATACGATCAACAAGTTTTATGAATACTACAATTTTATGAGCATTTATATACGATCAACAAGTTTTATGAATACTACAATTTTATGAGCACATCACCGGGCATATACCTTTCCCTGGCTCTTAGTCAAGGTAGCCGGAGGCTTATTCAGGACAGCTGCTTTCCTTGGCTGTTGCACAGGCCACAGGCCAATTCTTTTGGCGCCACATTTATTGGTTCCGGGATGCAGAGGCAGATGAGCATCTCGGCGATGCCCAAGCTCCTGCCGGAGGAAGCCGGCGGCAGTGACGACGCCGACGTGGAGGCCAAGCCCGAGAAGGCGCCGGTGCCGCGGTCGTCGGGGAAGGAACGCTCCGTGCACTTCATACCGCTCATCATCGTGCTCTGCTtcatcctcctcttcctctgctcccACGGCCCCTCTCCCTCTGGTATGTGTAACGTGTCACGTGTGTGTGTTTACTTCTCCATGCTCTTTTTCATGTGTGTTTATGTTGACTGATCTTCTTACTGTCTTGCGTTTTCTGTCTGCAGATATGTCGAGTTTTGGAGAAAAGGCTGGAAGCCAGAATGCCAAGTCGCTCTGATCCTGTGAAGAACTGATCAAGTGGCGCACCAAGAAAAATATTTGTCTTTCAGTTTTTGTTCCTTCAGTCCAAATCCAATTGTGTATTTGATCCCAAATATGAAAGCATAAACACGGTGCCTTATGCTATGAGGCTAATCGCTGCAGTAAAGAACGTGGAAGCTCATTACAGCCCTCAAAAGTTCAGAACTCTGATCGTCTAACAACATTGGTTTTGTTTCCCCCTTGCTTGTTACATGGGCTGAACCTTTCTGAATTCTGACCCCTTATTCAGTGAATGTTGAGAAAACTGGAAGAACACATCAATACTTACCGAGTGACAGCATATCCTGCTTTTCAGATGTACCCATCGGCGGAATGAAAACGCAGTTAATCGTCATGACCTTTGCAAAGCGTCCGTTTCTGATACGTGGCACGGCATCCCAAGTTCCCAACTTCCCTAATAATATTTCCAGCCATTATATTTTTTCCTACCTAGAACAATGATCACTGATTGCTCCTAGAATTACAGAGATTACGCACATGGAGCGAAATCCTGCATACAGTGAGAAACTAATGAATCAACAGAATTACAGAACCCAATCACCAATCAGGTTTCAGAAACACTGCTAATGAGGAACATACACTTACAGCATCTGTTAAACCACCATTCTCTCATGAATAGCAAGCATATTCTCTCTTAAACAAAAGAACAAGTGTATGAGAAATAGAATCATGCATAGCAAGCACCATGTTTCATGTTCCCGCTGCAGGGTAATAATGATATATTGATAAAAGTATCATGTAACAATGCAAACTCTTTTAGGTCCAAATAACTTTCAACCTTCAAAGAGGTTTCAACCAGAAGATAGCAACCACAACACTAGAAATGAGTTCAACAACCATATCATGTCTATTTACACATGTATGGGGCGCAAATCATATCATAGAATCAATCCCTGAGCAGGTTCTGGCTTTTTAGGAGCATCATCGGGCGGGGATGCCTTGCTGGGCTCCTCAACAGTAATAGCAGGGACAGTCGCTGATGTGGAGACGGGGATATCTTCAGGGGTTTCAGAGACATGCATCTTTGCAAATTCGCCATCCATGTCCCTATGTGTTACTGGGCCTTCCGAGATGTCAGGTTGCGCTGCAGACCCACCCTCAACATTCGTGTGCTCCTGCTCAGCCGCTATTTTCTCCTTAGCCTTTGCACCAACATCGTTGGCTGCACTCGTGACTTTGCTGAAGGCGCCAGTTACCCATGCTGCACCAGTGAGGACATATCTGTTCTTCATAATGGCAGATCCAGCAGTCGAGACACTCTGTTCCGCAGCTGCCAGTGCTGATTTTGTCTTCTCAGAGACTTGGTACTTCTGGTCCATTTCCTTAACTTTATCATTGACAGCTGAAGTCCCGACACTGATCTTCTCACTTAGACCGATtctcttgtcgaaggaagataCTCTAGCAGTCGCAGTTGATGTGAGCTGATGCTTCTCATCCAGAGCCTTTGCTCTGTCCAGTGCATCCCTACCAAGGATAAATCCCTTCGCCAGCATGGTCCCAACAATGTCCTCGGCCTTTTGAAGGGCAGAAGGTTTTGTGTCCTTGGGCTGGGGATGAAAAGTTTTTTTAAGAAGCTGCACAGCAACTACAAATAGTATCATGCACATGCAATAGATAGTATGCCTCTAGTCATACCTCTAGAGCAGCTATAACTTCTGCAGGTAGCTCATAATCAGTAGCGGGTGTAACAATGACAGCCATATCAACTATTGTAGCCCCCTGTGACAGCAATGGAAATACACATTAGAATATGTTAAAATTTGTCATATATATAGTCATAAACAACTTTTTCATTGTCATCCAGAGACAGCTGAGTTTACACCTAGAGCTAAGAGGTCATGGTGGACACAATGTTTAAAAATCAGTTGACAGAATGGATTATGTAAAAGGCAATTCAATGGGCACGCAAGTATGGCCACTTGAAACAATTAATGAAAGTGTGTTACAAATATTTTGGTTGGGACTACAGAATTACAGTACTGAACCAAATTGATATTATTCAGATGGCTAACCTCTTTAAGATAACAAATGTATACCATACTTTCGTAATAATGCAACCAGTTAATCATCAATACatgcaaaataaacaaaattttCAGACCCCTAATGCAAAATACATACCGTGAGAAGCATTGCCGTCTCAGCTCCTTGTTTGTCTTTAAAAGTAATGTAAGCAACTTGAGACAGCTCATCACCACTGCATAGCACTAAATGTTTAATGCAATTCATAGAACAGGGTGAAAATAGGGCATCATAGATATGATACTAACCTCTGCATTTCAACATGAACAATGTCaccagaaaaggaaaagaattcCTTTATATCACGCTGTTCTGCTTTCAGGGACACATTGCTCACCTTGACGGTAGTAAACATGCCTGCCTAAAAAAGTAAATGGCAGAAAAGGAACATATAATCAGCAGTACTGTGTATGTATAACACCATAGAGAATAAACAAATAGAACATTAAGAAATTTCTTTAAAAtttaggaaaagaaagaaaaatggagaaatCAGTTAAACATTAGTGCAGATACATTAAGTTAACACATCATGGCATCCAGACATAAGTATGAACTTCAAATAACAAAGAACATCAACATGGGACTTTGCTTCATGCGGAGATACGATCCTACAACGACTCCTTGGAAAAAGGAATTCAAACTGTACTGGTACTCCAAAGCAATGAAAAACCAATGGGATAGACTTCTGCTCGAGGGATCCATGATAAGGTGGTCAAATTGGTACTTGTCAGGAGATGTCATGAAACAAGCATGCAAGTACCTCTTCTCCAAGGGAAACTACTTTCTGGGTATCGACCGTAAGGGGCAAAGGGGTCTggtaaaggagaaagaaagaaccTGAGAAGAGGATAGTTGGAACTCTTTACCTGGATCATAGGGGCTATGCCCCCCTCTCTCTGTCTCTGATTTTAAAAATCTTGAAATAGTTCAGTTCGACTACATTGATTTTAGTAAAGGGTGCTTTAGTAAATAGTTTCCAAATTAATGTCGGATAAAAAGGATTTCAGAGCAATGAACCATTAGGAACGGCACAGCAGTCCCATTTGATTCGGCCGGCCCCATTTCCCTTTACCAACCCTAGGGAAACTCCGAATACAGGCCGTCATCCTTAGTACAGACAGACTGATTGGGTGCTAAGATCCTTCTGATCCTTCAATGAAAGATTCTATCCTCTGATTCGGATAAGCAGTGTAGAAGATCTAGGAGCAAGCTGCCTTTCTCACTGGAAAAGTAGAAAAACCATCATAACAAACAACAAATAATTTTCTTCCAGTTCGCAAAACTGACACATGGTGCAGTTAAGGCATTTTTCTCAAGAATATTTATGAGTAACCAGGTATTGAGGCCTTGTTTGgatcttttttatataatttaaaaCATTTTCTGGCAGCATTGACCATGGCTTGTTTATATGGAATGGCTAAAAATAGTCAGATACAACCCTGCATGTTATCAGGCATGCCTGCTCTTTTGATTTCATTGCTGATATACGTATTTATTTCCACGgctaaaataagaaaaaaaaatgcttcaCCAATAGGTTTCAAACGTTTAAAGTTTGCACTGATTTAACATCTACAGAAAAAAGACAAATATTAAATTATATGCACATAGATTTGTACACGTTTCTCATGCATGTGGGTTGGGGGTGGTAAGGGAACCGATATATCATTGATTATTCTTTTTTGTCGCATGCATCAAACTTTACCTACTGCACTATACTAGACAAAACGATGCACATTAAATATAAATGCTTTATTGCCTAGCAACGGAACTGGTGGTCTTTTGCCAACTTTGCTTAAAAGGCTAAACCCATTCTAGGATATACAGTGACAATCATACAGAAGTGAAACCTATTCACGTGAGGGAGTTTTCTTTGTTGCATTCTTGAGACCCTCTTAAAATACATTGAGAAAAGGTATTGATTTGGGAGTCAAAACACATTTCCCCCAAAATCCTAGAGCATAAGCAAGTAGACACAAACAGAGAAACAGGCTCAAGATACTAACTAAACATACATTACAACTTACAAGCTAGTAGATATTCACCAAGcacttcaaatcatcaagagAGGCATTCATAACTCGCAAACGCCCCCTTTTTAGTTTCCAGGATTAGCACACTGACAACAGCCTAGGATTATTGGACAGCAGATTAACTGCGCCGTCATTGCATATTCATCTGTGAGGTACAATGCCGACTGAAAAGGGACGGGATTTGACTATTTAAATTCTACCAAGTTCCACAGATGCTCTACTTTTCCCCATTTCCATTCTTGCTAATAGTTTCCCCCTTCTCTTTGCTATGGCAGCTTGCAGATGCGGTTAGCACTAGAGCATAATCTACGCAAATAAAAAATCCGCCCAAAGTACAAACCCCTATCTCTGGCTCCGATAACGAATTCAAAAACCGGGCGACTCCATGCCCCCGCATCGGAAATGGGCAAATGGCACAACACAGAGACTTGCGGAAGAGAACGGCTCACTAATCAACACAGTAGCAAGGAAAGGGAGGACCCCAGTGCTCACCGCCATGGCTGCTGCGACGCGATGCGGTGCGGGAGATCTCGAACCCTAAACCGCTGACTTGAATCGGGAAACGGGAAATGGAACGGCCGTGTCCCGTGGGCGGGGTTTATAGAGGgagcggagacggaggcggaGCACGCGGCGCGGCTGTGCCATCGAGACGACGTGGCGACGTGTGGGGCACGCCGGTactgggccccaccacctttCGTCTTTTACTTTGGATCCGGTCCAAGAAGATCCAGCAGCCCGTTCAGGCTTGCGGGGAGTAGCGGCCCAGCTCGGGCTGCTTGGCGAACAGGGTTCCAGCCCAGCCAGCCATAACATATGCACGTaattaatttttcttccataaaaaacaatattatttattttttctaaagataatacacatctttctttttctttatataGGATTGTGATTTTCATTAGATTTTCACCAAATTATGGTTCTTCCTAATTTTCATACTACCACAGAATCATACAAATGGATCATAGGTGTACAAATCACAGTGAACTTGACAATTTCTATTGCGCTCAATCTCATAACCAGGAACAAATTGGTATTAGGTTTGCagtttaaaaatacaaaatatgtAACTACAGCAGTAAACGCGTCATGTTCCCTAGTTTTAGAATGCTAAATAGAATCATGCCCTTACGTTTGgctccaaaaaaaaaggaacagaaAACATAACTATTCTCCAAATTGAAAACAAAATCCTCACCAGCCTCCAGGGTGCCGACCCACTTGCCGACCAACCGAATTCGATCCACCGCCGGCTTGGGGGCCTCATCGTACGCCATAGGGATGATCGAAGTCGGGGGTTTGGCTAGAGTGTTTGGGTGTGTTGATGGTTTTGCATTGGCTTTGGGGGTGCCGTCGTAGGATAGCATCAACGAAACAAGATTTTttatggaaagtttggaaagatTATACCTAATTACGGTGACTCTCAAAGGAAAGTTACGATCATGTGTAAAGGAAAGTAATGTGTGTATACGCGTGTATAAGATGTGGGTATAGAAAATTGCTGGTATAAAAAATATTAGGATTTTGATGGAAAATATTGATGAAACCAATCTCACATTctctttcgtcaaaccttttgATCTGGTAAATGGAACTTCTGTTAAGGGTATGGTGGATCTAATCTTGATAAGAAAGAGTGTGCGAAAGAACACGAGCAGCACCCGGCGGACCCGAACGGCCTTTTCCCAACACAGCTAAGCACCTTGGTGACTGGTGAGGTCCCCAATTCTCCACTCTttatggagttttttttttctgattgtAGTTTAAACTATTGCGAACTATGTATTTTAAACTAGTGCGCAATAGATGGTCGTCGACCATTTGGAGACATGAATCTTCGTAAGTGACAATCACATGATCGGCGTGTTACCCGTGATGTGGAAGATGgtactttttttttgtggtGAATCGCTTTCAGTTTTCATTGTTCTGGTGATTAAACAGATGATATACCCATGATTCTTTTACAGCTGCAGGAGATTTTGCCGATCAAAGGGAAGCTAAGCGGAAAGGGCAAGAGAGAAGTACGCCAAAATACCAACTGATAAAAAGCAGAATTGAATGCAAAGAGGCGGGAAAATTaccagcaagaaaaaaaaaatctaagagAGAATCTGTTCAGAATAATACAAAAGAGAGAGAATCTAAGAACCTTTATACGTTTTTTTGTCGGACGTGACCCGTCAGTTGGTGAGTGGTAACTCAAAATGCATTTACCATATGTAGGTGCTGCTCCTATGATTAATGAAACAAATACGTCGACTGACGTTGTCCAGCAGCCAACTTATGAGTTAAAACGGGAGAATCAAAAATGATTTTGATGATTCATGGTTGCATCGGAGtgattcttttcaaaaaaaaaactccattgAAACATATGAGCACTCCGTATGGAGCATCTGGTATTATTAAGTATCCATATAAAATCTATATTTCTTGCATTGTATTAATTCACTAACGTTCATGTATAAAATCTAGATGTACAACTCCTTTTTTTTGTCATGTTCATGTACATATATTATCTCGAATTCTCAATGTACATAATTTCTGCAAGACCTGTATTGGAAATGCACAATTGCAGGTTAATTGGCCTACTGGGATGCCAGATACACGTGGGAATCCCCGATGCGTGAAACCACAACACCCAACATCCACGAGAGATAAGCTTCGTCATAAAGTTAGACTATGtacaattttttcttttttttttccgatGAAACAACTATGTACAAAATTTCATTCCTAATTgcaatgtactccctccgtcccaaaaaacaagtcactctagaattcaaaatttgtcccaaaaaataTGTCATCTTatcctatttagaaagtgcatgcatgcaagaatcaattagtgccaaatatggatAATATATCATTTTACCTTCATGTTAAGTTGTCTTAGAATGCCtaagatgacttgttttttgggacggagggagtagaacaCAGAAAGGTGacaatagaaagaaaaaaaggatgaatctactaaagctGACAAAGGATTTCATGTGCAAGACACTCTTCACTCAAGCAGTTGTGTTAGCTCATCAAAGTCGTCGTATTCCTGATGCTGTACTCCTGATTCATCATTGTCAATCACAGCGAGCTCATTGCCACGTGATAAACCTGTTCTCTCGTAGAACTCTTCCTTCTGAGCATCCCATTCTTTGACAACCTCATCTATCTTGTCACCCAACAGCTTATCACTCTGAAGGATGTGCTTAGCATCTTCAATGTCGACAGTTTGGCCTGCCTCTGTCAAGGTGGAAAGTAAGGGCAAACGGATAGCAGCAGGTTCAAACCAGAGCCCTTGTCAGTAATAAGTTCCAAAATCGTACACACATGTCGAAAATGTAAGGCATAGGAAACGAGGGGGAAAGCACTTGCAAGGGCCAATTCTTTGGCTTCACCATACTCTTTTGACAATTTTTTGATGCTACCAAGCTCAAACTCCGCACCCTGAGGTA from Panicum virgatum strain AP13 chromosome 7N, P.virgatum_v5, whole genome shotgun sequence includes the following:
- the LOC120682423 gene encoding uncharacterized protein LOC120682423 — translated: MQRQMSISAMPKLLPEEAGGSDDADVEAKPEKAPVPRSSGKERSVHFIPLIIVLCFILLFLCSHGPSPSDMSSFGEKAGSQNAKSL
- the LOC120682422 gene encoding binding partner of ACD11 1-like — protein: MAAGMFTTVKVSNVSLKAEQRDIKEFFSFSGDIVHVEMQSGDELSQVAYITFKDKQGAETAMLLTGATIVDMAVIVTPATDYELPAEVIAALEPKDTKPSALQKAEDIVGTMLAKGFILGRDALDRAKALDEKHQLTSTATARVSSFDKRIGLSEKISVGTSAVNDKVKEMDQKYQVSEKTKSALAAAEQSVSTAGSAIMKNRYVLTGAAWVTGAFSKVTSAANDVGAKAKEKIAAEQEHTNVEGGSAAQPDISEGPVTHRDMDGEFAKMHVSETPEDIPVSTSATVPAITVEEPSKASPPDDAPKKPEPAQGLIL